A region from the Polyangiaceae bacterium genome encodes:
- the yccX gene encoding acylphosphatase: MALKQLHLMVRGRVQGVYFRASTQREARRLGLSGWVKNKSDGSVEVLAEGEEVAIRELYGWAQKGPTAARVDRVETRWRSYTGEYSDFRIVD; this comes from the coding sequence ATGGCGCTCAAGCAGCTCCACCTGATGGTCCGTGGCCGAGTCCAGGGCGTGTACTTCCGCGCGTCGACCCAGCGCGAAGCCCGCCGGCTCGGTTTGAGCGGATGGGTCAAGAACAAGAGTGACGGCTCCGTCGAGGTCTTGGCGGAGGGCGAAGAGGTGGCGATCCGCGAGCTGTACGGCTGGGCCCAGAAGGGCCCCACCGCCGCCCGCGTAGACCGCGTAGAAACCCGTTGGCGCAGCTACACCGGCGAGTACTCCGACTTCCGAATAGTCGATTGA